A single window of Microbacterium oryzae DNA harbors:
- a CDS encoding 3-oxoacid CoA-transferase subunit A, which translates to MIDKTVETAAAAVARIPDGATVMIGGFGRAGQPVDLIDALIAQGARDLVIVNNNAGNGDAGLAALLDAGRVRRIICSFPRQSDSWVFDRLYRAGEIELELVPQGNLAERIRAAGAGVGAFFSPTGVGTQLAEGKEQREIDGRQYVLEYPIRADFALLSAYRADRWGNLVYRETARNFGPIMATAAATTVVQVDEIMPLGALDPEAVVTPGIFVDRVVAVGERAWLHDGEFVGGVTVEGAPLSRGEDR; encoded by the coding sequence ATGATCGACAAGACCGTCGAGACCGCGGCAGCCGCTGTCGCGAGGATCCCCGATGGCGCGACCGTGATGATCGGCGGCTTCGGCCGTGCCGGGCAGCCCGTCGACCTCATCGACGCGCTCATCGCCCAGGGCGCGCGCGACCTCGTCATCGTGAACAACAACGCGGGCAACGGCGATGCCGGCCTCGCCGCGCTGCTCGACGCCGGCCGCGTGCGGCGCATCATCTGCTCGTTTCCGCGCCAGAGCGACTCCTGGGTCTTCGACCGGCTGTATCGAGCGGGTGAGATCGAGCTCGAGCTCGTCCCGCAGGGGAACCTCGCCGAGCGGATCCGCGCGGCCGGCGCCGGCGTCGGCGCCTTCTTCAGTCCGACCGGTGTCGGCACGCAGCTGGCGGAAGGCAAGGAGCAGCGCGAGATCGACGGACGGCAGTATGTGCTGGAGTATCCGATCCGCGCCGACTTCGCTCTGCTGAGCGCCTACCGCGCCGATCGCTGGGGCAACCTCGTGTACCGCGAGACCGCCCGGAACTTCGGCCCCATCATGGCCACCGCGGCCGCGACCACGGTCGTGCAGGTCGACGAGATCATGCCCCTCGGCGCCCTCGACCCGGAGGCGGTCGTCACCCCGGGCATCTTCGTCGACCGCGTGGTAGCGGTCGGCGAGCGGGCCTGGCTGCACGACGGCGAGTTCGTCGGCGGAGTCACGGTCGAGGGCGCACCACTGTCTCGGGGAGAGGACCGATGA
- a CDS encoding 3-oxoacid CoA-transferase subunit B: protein MTTRIDRDELAARIAADIPEGSYVNLGIGAPTLVANFLPSDQEIILHTENGLLGMGEAPAREAVDPDLINAGKQPVTALPGAAYFHHADSFAMMRGGHLDVCVLGAFQVSARGDLANWSTGAPGAIPAVGGAMDLAIGAKQVFVMTDLLTKQGESKLVAACTYPLTGVACVTRVYTDHAVFDVTERGFRVRELFGDNTREGLEALTGLTLEES from the coding sequence ATGACCACACGCATCGACCGCGATGAGCTCGCCGCCCGCATCGCGGCCGACATCCCCGAGGGGTCGTACGTCAACCTCGGCATCGGCGCGCCGACGCTCGTCGCCAACTTCCTGCCCTCCGATCAGGAGATCATCCTCCACACCGAGAACGGGCTGCTCGGCATGGGGGAGGCGCCCGCTCGCGAGGCGGTGGATCCCGACCTCATCAACGCGGGGAAGCAGCCCGTCACGGCGCTGCCCGGTGCGGCCTACTTCCATCACGCCGATTCGTTCGCGATGATGCGCGGCGGGCACCTCGACGTCTGCGTGCTGGGTGCATTCCAGGTCTCCGCCCGCGGCGACCTCGCGAACTGGTCGACCGGCGCCCCCGGCGCCATCCCGGCCGTCGGCGGCGCCATGGACCTCGCGATCGGCGCGAAGCAGGTGTTCGTGATGACCGATCTGCTCACCAAGCAGGGCGAGTCCAAGCTCGTCGCAGCCTGCACCTACCCGCTCACGGGAGTGGCCTGCGTCACCCGCGTCTACACCGATCATGCGGTCTTCGACGTCACCGAGCGGGGCTTCCGCGTGCGTGAGCTGTTTGGCGACAACACCCGCGAGGGCCTCGAGGCGCTCACCGGCCTGACCCTCGAGGAGAGCTGA
- a CDS encoding thiolase family protein, translated as MTASFVYDAVRTPFGRAGGALSDVRPDDLAAVVMAAVVSRAQLDSARIDDVLFGDANQAGEDNRNVARFGALLAGFPATVPGATVNRLCGSSLEAVIQGSRAIESGDDRLVLAGGVESMSRAPFVVEKSSKPWPAVGNQTMWNTSIGWRMVNPALPKEWTISNGESAELLAEIHGITREEQDAFAVRSHALAARAWAEGCYDAEIVQVDGHELDRDEGIRDGSTVERLAGLKPLFKKDGSVTAANSSSINDGASAVLLGAEGALDAEPLARIAGRGVFANEPHLFGVAPVEAANIALRRAGRTWADVDLVELNEAFASQSLACIRQWDIDPERVNADGGAIAIGHPLGASGGRVLGHAAHELERRGGGVAVVALCIGVGQGIAVVLER; from the coding sequence ATGACCGCGAGCTTCGTCTACGACGCCGTCCGCACGCCGTTCGGGCGCGCGGGAGGAGCCCTGTCCGACGTCCGGCCCGACGACCTGGCCGCTGTCGTCATGGCGGCCGTCGTGTCTCGCGCGCAGCTCGACTCCGCGCGCATCGACGACGTGCTGTTCGGCGACGCCAACCAGGCGGGCGAGGACAATCGCAACGTCGCGCGGTTCGGCGCCCTCCTCGCCGGCTTCCCGGCCACGGTCCCGGGGGCGACGGTGAACCGCCTCTGCGGGTCCTCGCTCGAGGCCGTCATCCAGGGGTCGCGTGCGATCGAAAGTGGCGACGATCGACTCGTGCTCGCGGGGGGCGTCGAGTCGATGAGCCGCGCGCCGTTCGTCGTCGAGAAGTCGTCGAAGCCCTGGCCGGCCGTCGGCAACCAGACGATGTGGAACACCTCCATCGGATGGCGGATGGTCAACCCCGCCCTGCCGAAGGAGTGGACGATCTCCAACGGCGAGAGCGCCGAGCTCCTCGCCGAGATCCACGGCATCACTCGCGAGGAGCAGGACGCGTTCGCCGTCCGCAGCCACGCGCTGGCCGCGAGGGCGTGGGCGGAGGGATGCTACGACGCGGAGATCGTGCAGGTCGACGGGCATGAGCTCGACCGTGACGAGGGGATCCGCGACGGCTCCACGGTGGAGCGCCTCGCCGGGCTGAAGCCGCTGTTCAAGAAGGATGGCTCGGTCACGGCCGCGAACTCCTCCTCCATCAACGACGGGGCATCCGCGGTGCTGCTGGGTGCCGAGGGCGCCCTCGATGCCGAGCCCCTGGCGCGCATCGCGGGGCGCGGGGTCTTCGCCAACGAGCCGCATCTGTTCGGCGTCGCCCCCGTCGAAGCCGCGAACATCGCGCTGCGTCGAGCGGGCCGCACCTGGGCCGACGTCGACCTGGTGGAGCTCAACGAGGCGTTCGCGTCGCAGAGCCTCGCGTGCATCCGGCAGTGGGACATCGACCCCGAGCGCGTGAATGCCGACGGCGGCGCGATCGCCATCGGGCATCCGCTCGGCGCGTCGGGTGGCCGAGTCCTCGGGCATGCCGCGCACGAGCTCGAGCGACGCGGCGGCGGCGTGGCGGTGGTCGCCCTCTGCATCGGCGTCGGCCAGGGCATCGCCGTCGTCCTCGAACGCTGA
- a CDS encoding IclR family transcriptional regulator domain-containing protein, whose product MSENEPEELRGDFVQSFARGLAVIRAFDGEHPRLTLSDVAVRAEVPRAAARRFLRTLEVLGYVRSTGREFALTPRVLELGFSYLSALSLPEVVQPHLEALSRRVDESVSAAVLDGADIVYVARVPTHRIMSVAITIGTRFPAHATSMGQVLLAQLPEAERERILAGSALERLTDRTITTPGALAARLDAVREQGYEIVDGELESGVRSVAAPVRGRDGTVVAAVNVSASAARVSVEQLRTDYLPALLDATAAIQADLRLV is encoded by the coding sequence GTGAGTGAGAACGAACCCGAGGAGCTTCGCGGCGACTTCGTGCAGTCCTTCGCCCGCGGCCTCGCGGTCATCCGGGCCTTCGATGGGGAGCACCCGCGTCTGACGCTCAGCGACGTGGCCGTGCGGGCGGAGGTCCCGAGGGCGGCCGCGCGCCGCTTCCTGCGGACGCTCGAGGTCCTCGGCTACGTGCGCAGCACCGGCCGCGAGTTCGCCCTCACGCCGCGGGTGCTCGAGCTCGGCTTCAGCTACCTCTCCGCCCTGTCGCTTCCGGAGGTCGTGCAGCCGCACCTGGAGGCCCTCTCCCGGCGGGTCGATGAGAGCGTCTCCGCGGCGGTGCTCGACGGCGCCGACATCGTGTACGTCGCCCGCGTCCCCACGCATCGGATCATGAGCGTCGCGATCACGATCGGAACGCGGTTCCCCGCGCACGCCACGAGCATGGGGCAGGTCCTCCTCGCTCAGCTCCCGGAGGCGGAGCGCGAGCGGATCCTCGCGGGGTCGGCGCTGGAGCGTCTCACGGACCGCACGATCACGACGCCCGGCGCCCTCGCCGCGCGCCTCGACGCCGTGCGGGAGCAGGGGTACGAGATCGTCGATGGGGAGCTGGAGTCGGGGGTGCGCTCCGTCGCCGCGCCGGTGCGCGGTCGCGACGGCACGGTGGTCGCCGCGGTCAACGTCTCCGCGAGCGCGGCGCGGGTCTCCGTCGAGCAGCTCCGGACCGACTACCTGCCGGCGCTTCTCGACGCCACCGCCGCCATCCAGGCCGACCTGCGGCTGGTCTGA
- a CDS encoding MFS transporter, whose translation MRENPRRRRMQHPPRFLTVAVLAFAGLCSSFMFTLVVPLQAELPTLLDASREDTSWVVTITLLVAAVATPISGRLGDMYGKRRVVAVLLVLLVAGSLIAALSGSITGVIVGRALQGGVTGVIPLGIAIMRDVLPPRRLGTAVALMSATMGVGGAIGMPVAAYLALHTDWHTLFWLAAALGAVGLALVLLFVPEDILRTSGRLDILGAIGLAVALTGLLLFVSRGAEWGWSSAATLACGLGGLVVLLVWGAYELRVRDPLLDLRVAARPAVLFTNIAAVGMGFALFSSNVAFPQLLELPESGSGFGLDMLGAALIVMPAGLVMMVISPLSGWLERTIGPRPLFTGGAGFIVLAYVFVLLWSSEIWHILVANLLIGVGIGFTFAAMPMIIMRAVPADETGASNGLNALFRSVGTSSASAVLGGVLAAMSVEVDGVAVPTREAFEVCFWLAIAAGIVAVVLSLFIPRQPVEGHPSIRD comes from the coding sequence ATGCGCGAGAACCCCCGCCGGCGGCGCATGCAGCACCCGCCCCGCTTCCTGACCGTCGCGGTGCTCGCGTTCGCGGGCCTCTGCTCCTCGTTCATGTTCACGCTGGTCGTGCCGCTGCAGGCCGAGCTGCCGACGCTCCTCGACGCGTCGCGTGAGGACACGTCATGGGTCGTCACCATCACGCTCCTCGTCGCGGCGGTCGCGACCCCGATCTCGGGGCGCCTGGGCGACATGTACGGCAAGCGCCGCGTCGTCGCGGTGCTGCTCGTGCTCCTCGTCGCGGGGTCGCTCATCGCGGCCCTCTCGGGCTCGATCACCGGGGTGATCGTCGGCCGCGCGCTGCAGGGCGGCGTGACCGGCGTCATCCCGCTCGGCATCGCGATCATGCGGGACGTGCTGCCGCCGCGGCGCCTGGGAACAGCGGTCGCTCTGATGAGCGCGACCATGGGCGTGGGCGGCGCGATCGGCATGCCGGTGGCGGCATATCTCGCGCTCCACACCGACTGGCACACGCTGTTCTGGCTCGCGGCGGCGCTCGGCGCCGTGGGACTCGCGCTCGTCCTGCTCTTCGTCCCCGAGGACATCCTGCGCACGTCGGGGCGCCTCGACATCCTCGGCGCGATCGGGCTGGCCGTGGCGCTGACCGGGCTGCTGCTCTTCGTCTCGCGCGGCGCGGAGTGGGGCTGGAGCTCGGCGGCGACTCTCGCCTGCGGCCTCGGCGGGCTCGTGGTGCTCCTCGTCTGGGGCGCCTACGAGCTGCGCGTGCGCGACCCGCTCCTGGATCTCCGGGTCGCGGCGCGACCCGCGGTGCTCTTCACGAACATCGCGGCGGTCGGGATGGGCTTCGCCCTCTTCTCCTCGAACGTCGCCTTCCCGCAGCTGCTGGAGCTCCCCGAGTCGGGCTCCGGCTTCGGGCTCGACATGCTCGGCGCCGCGCTCATCGTCATGCCCGCCGGGCTCGTGATGATGGTGATCTCGCCCCTGTCCGGATGGCTCGAGCGCACCATCGGCCCGCGCCCCCTGTTCACGGGCGGCGCGGGATTCATCGTGCTCGCCTATGTCTTCGTGCTGCTGTGGTCGAGCGAGATCTGGCACATCCTCGTCGCCAACCTCCTCATCGGCGTCGGGATCGGCTTCACCTTCGCCGCCATGCCGATGATCATCATGCGAGCGGTCCCCGCGGACGAGACCGGCGCCTCCAACGGCCTGAACGCCCTGTTCCGCTCGGTGGGCACGTCGAGTGCCTCCGCCGTGCTGGGCGGGGTCCTCGCCGCGATGAGCGTCGAGGTCGACGGGGTCGCGGTCCCCACGCGCGAGGCCTTCGAGGTGTGCTTCTGGCTCGCCATCGCCGCCGGCATCGTCGCGGTCGTCCTGTCGCTGTTCATCCCCCGGCAGCCGGTCGAGGGCCATCCCTCCATCCGCGACTGA
- a CDS encoding GrpB family protein, translating to MTGELTPEEITTFSDAPAPPGRTPWVIEPRVEEIQIVDPDPRWPERARALMDRIRDALGDRALAVEHVGSTSVPGLPAKPIIDLDLTVADSADEEAWLPALEAAGFVLTVREPWWQEHRCLKPSPGGANVHVFSPGTPELVRHRIFRDWLREDEADRRLYADAKRRAASEAAAQGELMMEYNARKAAVIREIYQRAFRAAELLKE from the coding sequence ATGACCGGCGAGCTGACGCCCGAGGAGATCACGACCTTCTCCGATGCTCCGGCGCCTCCTGGGCGCACTCCCTGGGTGATCGAACCCCGGGTCGAGGAGATCCAGATCGTCGACCCCGACCCCCGCTGGCCCGAGCGAGCACGCGCGCTCATGGACCGCATCCGCGACGCGCTCGGCGACCGCGCGCTCGCGGTCGAGCATGTCGGCTCGACGTCGGTGCCCGGTCTTCCGGCGAAGCCGATCATCGACCTCGACCTCACGGTCGCGGACTCCGCTGACGAGGAGGCGTGGCTGCCGGCACTCGAGGCGGCGGGCTTCGTCCTCACGGTGCGGGAGCCCTGGTGGCAGGAGCACCGCTGCCTCAAGCCGTCGCCAGGGGGCGCCAACGTGCACGTTTTCTCCCCCGGCACCCCGGAGCTCGTCCGGCACCGGATCTTCCGCGACTGGCTGCGAGAGGACGAGGCGGATCGCCGGCTGTACGCGGATGCGAAGCGTCGCGCGGCGTCGGAGGCCGCCGCACAGGGCGAGCTGATGATGGAGTACAACGCCCGCAAGGCCGCGGTGATCCGCGAGATCTACCAGCGCGCGTTCCGGGCGGCCGAGCTCCTGAAGGAGTGA
- a CDS encoding LLM class flavin-dependent oxidoreductase — protein sequence MTAASTPEIGIVFRPQSAPEDLRAVARAVEDAGVPELWLWEDCFLEGGLTTSAAALAATERVRVGIGLLPVPLRNPSLAAMEVATLARLEPGRFVAGFGHGVLEWMGQVGARVASPLTLLREYVTAVRALLDGETVDVAGRYVTLRDVRLGWPPAVVPEITIGARGPKTLRLAGEIGDSVLLDSAGDEGAVRAARDLVDEGREASGRAGRARVRVFTEIDPRADALESRIADRLAELAAGGADAVAIQAPADAPDPRPLLDALPR from the coding sequence ATGACAGCGGCATCGACGCCCGAGATCGGCATCGTCTTCCGTCCCCAGTCGGCTCCCGAGGACCTCCGGGCGGTCGCGCGCGCAGTGGAGGACGCCGGCGTGCCCGAGCTGTGGCTCTGGGAGGACTGCTTCCTCGAGGGCGGTCTGACAACCTCCGCTGCGGCGCTGGCGGCGACCGAGCGCGTGCGCGTCGGGATCGGCCTGCTCCCTGTTCCGCTGCGCAATCCGTCACTGGCGGCGATGGAGGTCGCCACCCTCGCGCGGCTCGAGCCGGGCCGCTTCGTGGCGGGCTTCGGGCACGGCGTGCTGGAGTGGATGGGACAGGTGGGCGCGCGCGTCGCCTCGCCCCTCACGCTGCTGCGCGAGTACGTCACGGCGGTGCGCGCGCTTCTCGACGGCGAGACCGTCGATGTGGCGGGACGGTACGTGACGCTGCGCGACGTGCGGCTGGGATGGCCCCCGGCCGTGGTCCCCGAGATCACCATCGGCGCGCGCGGGCCGAAGACGCTGAGGCTCGCCGGCGAGATCGGCGACTCGGTCCTCCTCGACTCGGCTGGTGACGAAGGGGCGGTCCGCGCGGCGCGCGACCTCGTGGACGAGGGGCGCGAGGCATCCGGCCGCGCTGGTCGGGCGAGAGTCCGGGTCTTCACGGAGATCGACCCGCGAGCCGACGCGCTCGAGAGCCGCATCGCCGACCGCCTGGCAGAGCTGGCCGCCGGCGGAGCGGATGCCGTGGCCATCCAGGCGCCCGCCGACGCCCCCGATCCCCGCCCTCTCCTCGACGCACTGCCGAGATGA
- a CDS encoding YdeI/OmpD-associated family protein has translation MTTQEPGTAGGTDERPAIFFRDAAEFRAWLERNHDTATELWMGLRLAHVPDRGLTWGDAVLEALCFGWIDSVSQRIDDDSRRQRWTPRKRGSTWSKVNIAHVERLLAEGRMHPAGVAAFERRREDRSGTYSHENPESELTPPLQALIDASPGATGFLAEAAPGYCKAVRHWIMSAKQEATRERRTRQLVEDSEAGRLVPPQRPGTTPAWLARAAAAAAEAPR, from the coding sequence GTGACGACGCAGGAGCCGGGCACTGCCGGCGGGACGGACGAGCGGCCCGCCATCTTCTTCCGCGATGCCGCGGAGTTCCGCGCGTGGCTCGAGCGGAACCACGACACCGCGACGGAGCTGTGGATGGGGCTGCGTCTCGCTCACGTGCCCGACCGGGGTTTGACGTGGGGCGACGCGGTGCTGGAGGCGCTGTGCTTCGGATGGATCGACTCGGTCTCCCAGCGGATCGACGACGACTCCCGACGTCAGCGGTGGACGCCGCGCAAGCGGGGGAGCACCTGGTCGAAGGTCAACATCGCGCACGTGGAGAGACTGCTGGCGGAGGGGCGGATGCATCCGGCTGGCGTGGCGGCGTTCGAGCGCCGACGCGAGGACCGCTCGGGGACGTACTCGCACGAGAACCCGGAGTCCGAGCTGACCCCGCCGCTGCAGGCGCTCATCGACGCGTCGCCCGGCGCGACCGGGTTCCTGGCCGAAGCCGCGCCGGGGTACTGCAAGGCGGTGCGGCACTGGATCATGTCGGCGAAGCAGGAAGCGACCCGCGAGCGGCGTACGCGCCAGCTCGTGGAGGACTCCGAGGCGGGCCGGCTCGTACCGCCGCAGCGTCCCGGGACCACTCCGGCCTGGCTGGCTCGCGCGGCTGCGGCAGCGGCAGAGGCGCCCCGGTGA
- a CDS encoding glycine--tRNA ligase, producing MAEQSRLDKVIALARHRGFVFQAGEIYGGSRSAWDYGPLGTELKENIRRQWWQTFVRGRGDMVGLDSSIILPTKVWEASGHVATFTDPLVECLQCHKRHREDHLLEAYEAKKGRAPENGMADIVCPDCGTRGQWTEPRSFSGLMKTYVGVVDDESGLHYLRPETAQGIFVNFANVVTAARKKPPFGVGQVGKAFRNEITPGNFIFRTREFEQMEIEFFTPPAEAGEWFEHWVDACWNWFIDLGIDPANMRRFDVPDGERAHYSDRTIDVEYAFGFAGKGWGELMGIANRTDFDLSNHIEHSKSNLSFFDQASGEKYVPYVIEPSFGLTRSMMAFLVDAYREEEVPNAKGGTDTRTVLKLDPRLAPVKAAVLPLSRNERLSPLAREVADQLRASWNVDFDDAGAIGRRYRRQDEIGTPFCVTVDFDSLDDRAVTVRDRDTMAQERVPLDALQSYLTERLRGA from the coding sequence GTGGCCGAGCAGTCCCGCCTCGACAAAGTCATCGCCCTCGCCCGTCACCGCGGGTTCGTGTTCCAAGCGGGCGAGATCTACGGCGGTTCGAGGTCCGCGTGGGACTACGGGCCCCTCGGCACCGAGCTCAAGGAGAACATCCGCCGCCAGTGGTGGCAGACGTTCGTGCGCGGACGCGGCGACATGGTCGGCCTCGACTCCTCGATCATCCTGCCGACGAAGGTCTGGGAGGCATCCGGCCACGTCGCGACGTTCACCGACCCGCTCGTCGAGTGCCTGCAGTGCCACAAGCGCCACCGCGAGGACCACCTCCTCGAGGCGTACGAGGCGAAGAAGGGCCGCGCCCCCGAGAACGGGATGGCCGACATCGTCTGCCCCGACTGCGGCACCCGCGGCCAGTGGACCGAGCCCCGTTCGTTCTCCGGCCTCATGAAGACGTACGTCGGCGTGGTCGACGACGAGTCGGGCCTGCACTACCTGCGCCCGGAGACCGCGCAGGGCATCTTCGTGAACTTCGCGAACGTCGTCACCGCCGCGCGCAAGAAGCCGCCGTTCGGCGTCGGCCAGGTCGGCAAGGCGTTCCGCAACGAGATCACCCCCGGCAACTTCATCTTCCGCACGCGGGAGTTCGAGCAGATGGAGATCGAGTTCTTCACCCCACCCGCCGAGGCGGGGGAGTGGTTCGAGCACTGGGTCGACGCGTGCTGGAACTGGTTCATCGACCTCGGCATCGATCCCGCGAACATGCGAAGGTTCGACGTGCCGGATGGCGAGCGCGCGCACTACTCGGATCGCACGATCGACGTGGAGTACGCCTTCGGCTTCGCCGGCAAGGGCTGGGGCGAGCTCATGGGCATCGCGAACCGCACCGACTTCGACCTGTCGAACCACATCGAGCACTCCAAGTCGAACCTGTCGTTCTTCGACCAGGCCTCGGGCGAGAAGTACGTGCCGTACGTCATCGAGCCGTCGTTCGGCCTCACCCGCTCGATGATGGCGTTCCTCGTCGACGCGTACCGCGAGGAGGAGGTGCCGAACGCGAAGGGCGGCACCGACACCCGCACCGTGCTGAAGCTCGACCCGCGCCTCGCGCCTGTGAAGGCCGCCGTCCTCCCGCTCTCCCGCAACGAGCGCCTGTCGCCCCTCGCCCGCGAGGTCGCCGACCAGCTGCGCGCGTCGTGGAACGTGGACTTCGACGACGCCGGCGCCATCGGCCGCCGCTACCGTCGCCAGGACGAGATCGGCACGCCGTTCTGCGTCACGGTCGATTTCGACTCCCTCGACGACCGCGCCGTCACGGTGCGCGACCGCGACACGATGGCGCAGGAGCGCGTGCCGCTCGACGCGCTGCAGAGCTACCTCACGGAGCGCCTCCGCGGCGCCTGA
- a CDS encoding SDR family oxidoreductase, whose amino-acid sequence MARDQYTFTDPTALYSDIEPKKQHQTEPGLDADMTPQPDLGEDTYRGTGRLAGRKALITGGDSGIGAATAIAFAREGADVAIAYLPQEEEDAARIAGLIRDAGVKVAQLPGDLSDPDYCRGLVDQVVAELGGIDILVNNGGKQIFNEDITTLPDEQWQETFDVNVRATFLLTKAAVPHMKPGSTIINTTSHQAYTPSPTLLDYASTKWAINGFTKAVAQQLAPKGIRVNAVAPGPVWTVLQVTDGQPQEKVAEFGKQTPLGRMGQPAEMAPAYVFLASAESSYIIGDTVNANGGSPTP is encoded by the coding sequence ATGGCACGCGATCAGTACACGTTCACCGACCCCACGGCGCTCTACAGCGACATCGAGCCGAAGAAGCAGCACCAGACCGAGCCCGGGCTCGATGCGGACATGACCCCGCAGCCCGACCTCGGCGAGGACACCTACCGCGGCACCGGCCGTCTCGCCGGGCGCAAGGCGCTCATCACGGGCGGCGACTCCGGCATCGGCGCGGCGACCGCCATCGCCTTTGCGCGCGAGGGCGCCGATGTCGCCATCGCCTACCTTCCGCAGGAGGAGGAGGACGCCGCGCGCATCGCCGGCCTCATCCGCGACGCCGGCGTGAAGGTCGCGCAGCTGCCCGGCGACCTGAGCGACCCCGACTACTGCCGTGGACTCGTCGACCAGGTGGTCGCCGAGCTCGGCGGCATCGACATCCTCGTCAACAACGGCGGCAAGCAGATCTTCAACGAGGACATCACCACGCTGCCCGACGAGCAGTGGCAGGAGACGTTCGACGTCAACGTGCGCGCGACGTTCCTCCTCACGAAGGCCGCCGTGCCGCACATGAAGCCCGGCTCGACGATCATCAACACCACGTCGCACCAGGCCTACACGCCGTCGCCCACGCTGCTCGACTACGCGTCGACGAAGTGGGCGATCAACGGCTTCACGAAGGCCGTCGCGCAGCAGCTCGCGCCGAAGGGCATCCGCGTGAACGCCGTCGCGCCCGGCCCGGTCTGGACGGTGCTGCAGGTGACGGATGGCCAGCCGCAGGAGAAGGTCGCGGAGTTCGGCAAGCAGACGCCGCTCGGGCGGATGGGCCAGCCCGCGGAGATGGCGCCGGCCTACGTCTTCCTCGCCTCGGCCGAGTCGAGCTACATCATCGGCGACACCGTCAACGCGAACGGCGGCAGCCCCACCCCGTGA
- a CDS encoding DUF1801 domain-containing protein: protein MKQTDGDVDAFLAGVQPVRRRADAAVLVDLVREVSGREPRLWGTIVGFGACHYRYPTGTEGDAPLLAFAPRKAATTVYLLDGVAAHADALSRLGPHTTGAGCLYLRSLEGVDLAVLRGVLERSLRWAVSGGGEGMALTATA, encoded by the coding sequence GTGAAGCAGACAGACGGCGACGTCGACGCGTTCCTCGCCGGCGTGCAGCCGGTTCGTCGACGCGCGGACGCCGCGGTCCTCGTCGACCTCGTGCGCGAGGTGTCGGGCCGCGAGCCGCGACTCTGGGGCACCATCGTCGGGTTCGGCGCCTGCCACTACCGCTACCCCACGGGCACCGAGGGCGACGCCCCGCTCCTCGCGTTCGCGCCCCGGAAGGCCGCGACCACCGTGTACCTGCTCGACGGCGTCGCGGCGCACGCGGACGCGCTCTCCCGGCTCGGTCCGCACACCACGGGCGCCGGGTGCCTCTACCTGCGCTCGCTGGAGGGCGTCGACCTCGCGGTCCTGCGCGGCGTCCTCGAGCGGTCCCTCCGCTGGGCGGTCTCCGGCGGCGGCGAGGGGATGGCCCTCACCGCCACCGCGTGA
- a CDS encoding HhH-GPD-type base excision DNA repair protein, with the protein MALTITGDDAADTLLSDNALALLIGMLLDQQIAMETAFAGPEKIRERIGSVDAAAIASHDPEGFVEAFRQTPAVHRFPGSMAGRVQQLCQAIVDDWDGDAAQIWTHGHPSGAEVLKRLKALPGFGDQKARIFLALLGKQCGFAGDGWREASAPYGEEGAFRSVADITSPESLAKVREHKRAVKAAAKASA; encoded by the coding sequence ATGGCTCTCACGATCACGGGCGACGACGCCGCCGACACCCTCCTAAGCGACAACGCGCTCGCGCTCCTCATCGGCATGCTGCTCGATCAGCAGATCGCGATGGAGACGGCGTTCGCGGGGCCCGAGAAGATCCGCGAGCGCATCGGGTCGGTCGACGCGGCCGCGATCGCCTCCCACGACCCCGAGGGCTTCGTCGAGGCCTTCCGCCAGACGCCGGCCGTGCACCGCTTCCCCGGTTCGATGGCGGGCCGCGTGCAGCAGCTCTGCCAGGCCATCGTCGACGACTGGGATGGCGACGCCGCGCAGATCTGGACGCACGGCCATCCGTCGGGTGCGGAGGTTCTCAAGCGCCTGAAGGCCCTGCCCGGGTTCGGCGATCAGAAGGCGCGGATCTTCCTCGCGCTCCTGGGCAAGCAGTGCGGCTTCGCCGGCGACGGATGGCGGGAGGCGTCGGCTCCGTACGGCGAGGAGGGCGCCTTCCGCTCGGTCGCCGACATCACGAGCCCGGAGTCGCTGGCGAAGGTGCGCGAGCACAAGCGCGCCGTGAAGGCCGCCGCGAAGGCGAGCGCGTGA